A genomic window from Silene latifolia isolate original U9 population chromosome Y, ASM4854445v1, whole genome shotgun sequence includes:
- the LOC141632450 gene encoding uncharacterized protein LOC141632450 has protein sequence MTIKKGIHEMDNRSIVPYNPGLLLMFDAHINVEWCNTAKAIKYLFKYISKGPDKATLVIQGDTQDEIKAYMDCRYLSASEAAWRIFEFDIQERYPSVRRLPVHLEGEQSVVIKDSDMLEEIIEEKNRKNTMMTAWMATNANQPDARTLSYAEFLTKYVWKEGGWHKRKQGKCIGWMVYVHPTAGERYYLRVLLNIVKGAQSDQDIRTLGDIVYPTFKEACYAHGLLNNDKEWHEAMSEANKWAMPSQLRELFVTMILFCEVTDITKLWKESYGMLSEDIERKKRRLFGDPNLELSDAAKRSYTLLEIDKILMRYGKRLSDIESMPQPVESDVHGMENRLIRDERKYDRKQLRDEWEGKVKLLNREQQVINAVSSKLQELFFVYGHGGTGKTFLYGAISAKLRSEGKIVLNVASSGIAALLLPGGRTTHSRFDIPIELFDDSACNVKQNSQLPKLLRETSLIIWDEAPMDHRNAFEALDRTMKDIVSYTDPDASSKMFGGKVVLLRGDFKQVLPIVSKGKRQDIVQASISRSHIWRSYTVFLLRKSMRVTDSDGERQRFNKWLLAMGDGRLEAKAEEHEDEGTWIKIPEEYTSVCGKLDIKQVVDEIYPSFVEGSKNDEYLRERAILTPLNETADTVNDYMTGQIPGNYKIYKSCDEVCAASIDSDDQFSAYPIEYLNTLNLQGLPRHELKLKVGMPVMLLRNINPSQGLCNGTRLIVTRTGEYIVEARIITGSNVVKPKVDAVSS, from the exons ATGACCATTAAAAAGGGTATCCATGAGATGGACAATAGATCTATTGTACCATATAACCCAGGGTTGCTTTTAATGTTTGATGCACACATCAATGTCGAGTGGTGCAACACAGCAAAAGCCATAAAGTATTTGTTTAAATATATTTCAAAGGGACCAGATAAAGCGACTTTAGTCATACAAGGGGACACACAGGACGAGATAAAGGCTTACATGGACTGTAGATATCTATCTGCATCAGAGGCGGCCTGGAGAATCTTTGAGTTTGATATCCAGGAGAGATATCCTTCAGTGAGACGCCTCCCCGTGCACCTGGAAGGAGAACAATCAGTGGTGATTAAGGACAGTGATATGCTAGAAGAAATAATTGAGGAGAAAAACAGAAAAAACACAATGATGACAGCGTGGATGGCAACAAATGCAAATCAGCCAGATGCAAGAACGTTATCCTATGCGGAATTTCTAACAAAATACGTCTGGAAGGAAGGGGGATGGCACAAAAGGAAGCAAGGGAAGTGCATTGGCTGGATGGTATACGTTCACCCAACAGCCGGAGAGAGGTATTACCTGAGAGTGCTCCTCAACATAGTAAAGGGTGCGCAAAGTGATCAAGACATTAGAACATTGGGAGATATTGTGTACCCTACATTCAAGGAAGCTTGTTATGCACATGGCCTTTTAAATAATGATAAAGAGTGGCATGAAGCCATGTCAGAGGCAAATAAATGGGCAATGCCGTCGCAGCTCAGGGAGCTATTCGTCACGATGATTCTGTTTTGTGAAGTAACAGATATAACGAAGCTGTGGAAGGAGAGCTATGGGATGCTATCAGAGGACATTGAGCGCAAGAAAAGAAGATTGTTTGGAGACCCTAATTTAGAACTTAGTGATGCCGCCAAACGGTCATACACCCTACTTGAGATAGACAAAATTCTGATGAGATACGGCAAGAGACTATCGGACATAGAAAGTATGCCGCAACCAGTGGAATCAGATGTACACGGCATGGAGAACAGACTGATTAGGGATGAGAGGAAGTACGATCGCAAGCAGCTCAGAGACGAGTGGGAGGGGAAGGTCAAATTACTGAACAGAGAGCAACAAG TTATCAATGCTGTCAGTAGCAAATTACAGGAGTTGTTTTTTGTTTACGGTCATGGAGGAACAGGAAAGACATTCTTATACGGGGCAATCTCAGCGAAACTACGGTCGGAGGGCAAGATTGTACTCAATGTGGCATCGTCCG GTATCGCGGCGTTACTACTACCAGGGGGAAGGACAACGCATAGTAGGTTTGATATACCTATTGAGCTATTCGACGACTCAGCGTGTAATGTGAAACAGAATAGCCAGCTGCCTAAACTACTACGGGAGACGTCGTTGATTATATGGGATGAAGCCCCAATGGACCACAGGAATGCTTTTGAAGCACTAGATCGTACAATGAAGGATATAGTCAGCTACACCGATCCGGACGCATCTTCAAAGATGTTCGGGGGGAAGGTGGTATTACTTAGAGGCGATTTCAAACAAGTGCTACCCATCGTATCAAAGGGGAAGAGACAGGATATCGTACAAGCCTCAATAAGCAGATCACATATATGGAGATCATACACGGTGTTTCttctaaggaagagcatgagggtTACAGATTCAGATGGTGAAAGACAGAGATTTAATAAGTGGTTATTGGCTATGGGTGACGGGAGGTTAGAAGCGAAAGCGGAAGAGCATGAGGATGAAGGCACGTGGATAAAGATACCAGAAGAGTACACATCAGTGTGTGGGAAGCTTGATATTAAACAAGTAGTCGATGAAATTTACCCGAGTTTCGTAGAGGGGAGTAAGAATGATGAATACTTGCGTGAACGCGCAATACTGACTCCTTTGAACGAAACAGCAGATACAGTAAATGACTATATGACCGGCCAGATCCCTGGcaactataaaatatataaaaGTTGCGATGAAGTATGCGCGGCTTCTATAGACAGCGATGACCAGTTCTCGGCTTACCCAATCGAGTACCTAAATACGCTAAATCTACAAGGCCTGCCAAGGCACGAGCTCAAGCTTAAGGTAGGAATGCCAGTAATGCTTTTACGGAATATTAACCCCTCACAAGGATTGTGTAATGGAACTCGATTGATTGTTACACGAACAGGAGAATATATAGTGGAGGCGAGGATTATCACCGGATCAAACGTGG TTAAACCCAAGGTTGATGCAGTATCGTCTTAA
- the LOC141632452 gene encoding replication protein A 70 kDa DNA-binding subunit A-like has translation MAPRSYSLINELRPTPPDNEDSGSNNWKIKVRATRLCKVYRPTNKSELLYVSTVLIDEEGGYVEATILGYFWKRFEPKICDGKIHILKNFEIIPNRTAYRVVSDNKIMLKFFYSTFAKAMALEDSTIPIHRFDFVPFDNLDHRRDNHYILTDLYGVVIDEKPGNNYFAIEIENEVGDRVRITLWDQCLANYHLQKEKFTGSNVPTVAVLTSLTVKNYNGYNSISTSSSSSLYLNLDFPKVNTLTTIYSEKSGDFKHKAAIDEITQKDISTLLEYAETEYKKDLICYCTAKVKCIPREKPWNYQSCFGCTSKPRHNASGLWCDTCKKPSKTQTIRYRIELKVQDDTSTTSFVIFDKEAKKHIGQDALTLFDSQPIEDEDDEDYNHIPDLLFNTFVGKEFCFKIKVADYNHGLKRRKSFNVIDISEKCFNETFNGEHTQPKRSRQVHIVDESDDEGSSSTSKNKKTRHEEVDLIDLKED, from the exons ATGGCACCGAG ATCTTATTCGCTCATCAATGAACTAAGACCAACACCTCCTGACAACGAAGACTCTGGCAGTAACAATTGGAAAATCAAGGTTCGTGCGACAAGATTATGCAAAGTTTATCGTCCAACCAACAAATCTGAGCTTCTTTATGTTTCTACGGTCCTCATAGATGAAGAG GGAGGGTACGTGGAGGCAACCATCCTAGGTTATTTCTGGAAACGCTTCGAACCAAAAATTTGTGATGGAAAAATCCATATCCTCAAAAACTTTGAGATTATCCCAAATAGGACCGCTTATCGTGTTGTAAGCGACAACAAGATTATGCTGAAGTTCTTTTACTCTACTTTTGCCAAGGCCATGGCATTAGAAGATAGTACTATTCCTATTCATAGATTCGACTTTGTTCCATTCGACAATTTAGACCATCGGCGTGATAACCACTATATACTTACTG ATCTATACGGAGTTGTTATCGACGAGAAACCCGGAAACAATTATTTTGCAATAGAGATTGAAAATGAAGT GGGTGATCGCGTAAGAATTACTCTATGGGATCAATGTCTTGCCAACTACCATCTACAAAAAGAAAAATTTACTGGTTCTAACGTACCCACCGTAGCTGTCCTAACATCTCTCACAGTAAAGAACTATAATG GATACAACAGTAtatcaacttcttcatcaagtAGTCTATACCTCAATCTAGACTTCCCTAAAGTGAATACACTGACTACAATTTATAGTGAGAAGAGTGGGGATTTCAAACACAAAGCAGCTATAGACGAAATCACCCAGAAAGATATATCAACCCTCTTAGAGTATGCAGAAACTGAGTACAAAAAG GATCTTATATGTTATTGTACCGCTAAAGTAAAATGTATCCCAAGAGAAAAACCTTGGAATTACCAATCATGTTTTGGGTGCACCAGTAAGCCACGTCATAACGCATCTGGCCTATGGTGTGATACTTGCAAGAAGCCAAGTAAAACTCAGACAATCAG GTATCGTATCGAGTTAAAAGTGCAAGATGATACCTCTACCACATCTTTTGTCATATTTGACAAAGAAGCTAAAAAACATATTGGTCAAGATGCTCTTACCTTATTTGATTCCCAACCAATTGAGGACGAGGATGATGAAGACTACAATCACATTCCGGATCTGCTTTTCAACACCTTCGTTGGAAAAGAATTCTGTTTCAAAATAAAGGTTGCTGATTATAATCACGGCcttaaaagaagaaagagcttCAATGTCATTGACATATCAGAGAAGTGCTTCAATGAG ACTTTCAACGGAGAACATACACAGCCAAAACGCTCAAGACAAGTTCATATTGTGGACGAATCAGATGACGAGGGGTCGAGCAGCACTTCAAAAAACAAGAAGACAAGACACGAGGAGGTTGACTTAATAGATCTCAAGGAAGACTGA
- the LOC141632451 gene encoding uncharacterized protein LOC141632451 — translation MEGVGKRNKRRRIISEGRRKRQRVGNNSEEQIDNDEKGQPESKEKEYRYLGDAEYNCPSCGAIMWFDERIKNTSTRNNIRFNMCCRDGKVRLKGLKDTPDVLRRLLTHEDKDSKDFRQLIRVYNSCYAFTSMGANIDNSVNQRPGSYVFRVSGQLLHRMGTLLPEDGAQPSYAQLYVYDTASEISLRENAVARRQDSPTLDHDILTKLKDMLDEFNPLAKTFRMAKERIKEDENIRLSVKLLGTRKPNDRVYNTPTASEIAALIVHDNSTESRGKDIVVHHRSRGLQAISELHPSYMALQYPLLFPYGEDSYHTGITYYVPYGTRKKGKREYVTMREYYAYRIQQREVGGGLLLYCGRLFQQFLVDCCCAIESERLWFIRNNQDKFRCDVLNNVYDAITQGDTMGITIGQRIYLPPSFTGSPRYMQQNYQDAMAICRWYGNPHLFLTFTANPRWPEIKAALTLMGGQKAEDHPDIVARVFKMKLRQLMHLLKKEDYFGPTVADIYTIELQKRGLPHAHILLWLRRGNEEVSTEFIDTIIHAEIPDKNKEPRLYEIVSRSMVHAPCGKDGPNCPCMMNDICTKKYPKEHNESTTLDRNGYPVYRRRKDSR, via the exons ATGGAAGGGGTAGGTAAGAGGAACAAACGTAGGAGGATCATCTCAGAAGGCAGAAGGAAGAGGCAAAGAGTAGGTAACAATTCTGAAGAACAGATAGACAATGACGAAAAAGGGCAACCAG AGAGCAAAGAAAAAGAGTATCGCTACCTAGGCGATGCTGAGTACAACTGCCCTTCATGTGGTGCCATTATGTGGTTCGATGAGAGAATAAAAAACACAAGCACACGGAACAACATAAGGTTCAACATGTGTTGTAGAGATGGTAAGGTTCGTTTGAAGGGACTAAAGGATACACCCGATGTCTTAAGAAGGCTACTAACCCATGAAGATAAGGACTCAAAAGACTTCAGACAGTTAATTAGAGTATACAATTCCTGTTACGCATTCACTTCTATGGGTGCAAATATTGACAACTCGGTTAACCAGAGGCCAGGTAGCTACGTCTTCCGGGTAAGCGGCCAGCTCCTCCACCGTATGGGAACGCTGCTTCCAGAAGATGGGGCCCAGCCATCATATGCACAATTATATGTCTACGATACTGCCTCAGAGATATCGCTAAGAGAAAACGCCGTGGCCAGAAGACAGGACAGCCCTACCTTAGATCATGACATCCTAACAAAACTAAAGGACATGTTAGACGAATTTAACCCACTAGCAAAGACATTTCGTATGGCAAAAGAGAGAATAAAGGAGGACGAAAACATACGATTATCAGTCAAATTGTTAGGTACAAGAAAGCCTAATGACAGGGTATATAATACTCCAACAGCGTCAGAGATCGCCGCACTCATTGTACACGATAATAGTACCGAGTCCAGAGGGAAGGACATAGTTGTACATCATAGATCGAGAGGGTTACAAGCAATTAGCGAGCTACATCCTTCCTATATGGCTCTTCAGTATCCGCTATTATTTCCATATGGCGAAGATAGTTACCATACTGGAATAACATATTACGTACCATATGGGACACGAAAAAAGGGCAAGAGGGAATACGTCACTATGAGAGAATACTATGCGTATCGGATACAACAGAGGGAGGTAGGAGGCGGTCTATTACTATATTGCGGTAGATTGTTCCAGCAATTTTTAGTAGATTGTTGTTGTGCGATCGAGTCAGAAAGACTCTGGTTTATTAGGAATAATCAAGACAAGTTCAGATGTGATGTTTTAAATAACGTATATGACGCCATTACACAAGGAGATACAATGGGGATAACTATTGGCCAGAGAATATATCTGCCTCCCTCATTTACTGGAAGCCCGAGATACATGCAACAAAACTACCAAGATGCAATGGCCATCTGTCGGTGGTACGGAAATCCTCACTTATTTCTAACATTCACTGCAAATCCAAGATGGCCAGAGATCAAGGCAGCACTGACTCTCATGGGTGGACAAAAAGCTGAGGACCATCCAGATATCGTGGCCAGAGTTTTCAAGATGAAGCTCCGGCAACTTATGCACCTTTTGAAAAAGGAAGACTATTTTGGACCTACCGTTGCAG ATATTTATACCATAGAGCTCCAGAAGAGAGGTTTACCTCATGCTCATATATTATTGTGGCTAAGGAGAGGGAATGAAGAGGTGTCAACCGAATTCATCGACACCATAATCCATGCGGAGATACCTGACAAAAACAAGGAGCCACGATTATATGAAATTGTGTCACGCTCTATGGTCCATGCACCATGCGGCAAAGATGGTCCTAATTGCCCATGTATGATGAATGATATTTGCACAAAGAAATATCCAAAGGAACATAACGAGAGCACAACATTGGATCGCAATGGGTATCCAGTGTACAGAAGAAGGAAGGACAGTAGGTGA